The sequence CTTAATCATCATGAATTCATCGATCTTAAAATAAGTTTTGGCTAAAGCCAAATTTGAAATCATTAATTGAGGTCGGGCTAAAGCCCGACCTCAATTAATGTATAACCATTTACCCATTCTGAACTATCTTTAGCCAGTTACAAAAAGTGTCTATATCAGGTTATTTAAGTATGCCAAAAACACTTCAAAACGGCCTCCGACCATAGCTACAACTGCCTTCGACCACTTGAAAAATCAGTCACAATCACTTCTGAAGGAGTTTTACCCCTTACAGCCCCCTCACTTATACTTACGTAGCTCATAGCTATATTATTAAATTATAATGATTTTTCAGATTTTAATTTTTATATATTTGAAATAAACAAAACAATATTTTATCATGAATAAATCTCAGGTTGAAGAGTACTTATTAAAATTAGAAAATTTATTATTATTTGAAGCGGAGAAATACAATGTTGAATTGAATCGTAATTGGTCAAAATCTTTCCCGAATGAATCAGCAGTTTATATTTTTCGTGAGGATGATGAAATTTGCTATATTGGTGAAACAGGAAGTTTGAGAGGAAGAATGACAGACATTTTAAATACAAAGAATCATACTCTGAGAAGAAACTTAGGTAATTTTTATTTCTCATCACATTCTGAATATGAGAAACCAAGTTCGAGAAAAAGTTTTTCAGAATCAATCGAGAAACTCTTAAACGAAAAACTCATTAATAATTTAACTATTTCATATATCTTAGTCAATTTGGGTAGAAAAGAATTAGAAGAAAGACTATTTTACAAAATAGATCCAAAATATAGTCTAAAGGGAAAACGAGGCCAAAAAGTTAAACTAATTATTAACTAACATGAAAATTAAAAATTGGGATAAATTAACAATTACATTACTTTGTATTTCAGGTGTAATTATATTGTTTTCTTTTATTTCACCTTACATATTTACACAATTTACAAGTAGTATTGATTTTACTGATACAGGACAGATTGGAGATACTTTTGGGGGAATAATTAACCCTTTTATTGCTCTTAGCGGAATTATATTGACATTTCTCGCATTTTATATGCAAATAAAAGCTAATCAAATTCAAGTTGAACAATTCAATCAAACTATTAAAAATGAAAAAGATTTAAGGCTTTATAATGATAGATATAATTCTTATCATCATATTTCTTTATTATTAACAGATTTAGAATATATTATTAATGACATTAATGAGAAAAACATTAAGATAAAAGAATTTATTGAACTTGAAAGTCAGGACAATTTAGTAGTTAATACTCTTTTCAGAACACCTTCAACCCATTATTCAAAAATCTTAAATATTGATAGATTAGAAATTTATAAAGGCTTTAGCTTTTTTATTGAGTATGATAAAGAAGAACAGTTAAAAACATATAATACGCTTTATAATTTATTAAATTTTATACCGGAATTTTTTAAGTCTATATATGACAATTATGAAAAATATTCAAGCAATTTTATAAATACAAAATATATTATTAGAAATGATTTAAATATATTATTGGACGACGCTTCGCAAATTATTAATTTACACTATAATCAATCAAAATTAAGCCCTAAATCAGAATTAGACTATTTAGAAAAACCTGAAGTACAAATTTGTAATGGATTAATTAAACGATATTATGAAATTATAGATGAGAGTTATAATAACAACTTAAACATAATTCAAGAAACTGATTTTAATAAATTAAGTGAGCTCTTAAAATTATTCATAATTGATGCTCTTCATATCCGTAAAAATATAGCAAATTATGATAGATCTATAGAAAAGCTGATTGAAAAGGCTTCCTTTATACGAAAAAACATTTATGATGCAAAGCAGCAAAAGAATATTTTTGTGAATTCTTTAAAAGATGAATACAATAAATTTATAGAGCCCGATAAAGGTACTTTAGCAAATTTAAAAAGTACAAAAGAAAAAATAGCACTATCCTTACAACAATTTGACATAAATAAACTTTAAAACAGCGCGTCCTTCGGACGCGCTGTTTTTTATACTAAAAAAAGTTTAATAAAAATTAAAACTTCAAATCACCATTTACTTCTCTTACTGCTTGTGCAGCTTCAGCAAATTTTAATTGTTCGTCAGCAGTCAATGTGATGTTTACAATGCTTTCAACACCATTTTTCCCGATGATTGCAGGAACACCTAAGCAGATATCGCTTTCGCCATATTCTCCGTCAAGCATTAGTGAACAAGGGATCATTTTCTTTTGGTCGCAAGCAATTGCCTGAACCATTACAGAAACTGCAGCACCTGGAGCATACCAAGCTGAAGTACCTAACAATTTAGTTAATGTAGCTCCACCCACTTTAGTTTCTTCTATTACATATTTTTGTTTAGCATCATCCAAGAATTCAGTTACCGGAACTCCGTTTCTTGTTGCTTTGCTTAATAATGGAAGCATACCTGTATCACTGTGAGCAGCGATTACCATACCGTCTACGTCAGAGATTGGAGCTTCTAAAGCCTCAGCCAATCTGTATTTGAATCTTGCAGAATCTAAAGCACCACCCATACCGATGATCTTGTGCTTAGGAAGACCTGAAGTTTTGTGTACCAAATAAGCCATAGTATCCATTGGGTTAGAAACCACAATGATGATTACTTCAGGAGAATTTTTTACTAAGTTTTCAGTAACTTCTTTTACAATTCCCGCGTTGATACCGATTAATTCTTCTCTTGTCATTCCCGGTTTTCTTGGGATACCAGAAGTGATTACCGCTACATGAGAACCTGCTGTTTTGCTGTAATCTCCTGTTGTACCTGTAATTTTTGTATCAAATCCGTTCAAAGATGCAGTCTGCATCAAGTCCATTGCTTTTCCTTCAGCAAAACCTTCTTTGATATCTACTAAAACTACTTCTGAACAGAAGTCTTTCATTGCGATGTATTCTGCACAACTTGCTCCTACAGCACCTGCACCTACTACGGTTACTTTCATAATATTTATTTATTGTTTATTTTGTTAGCTTTAATTTTTGCTTCCCAAATGTACAAATTCCCGAAAAATTGGGCAATCTTTCGGGAATTTTAATTATTATTTAAGGAAATTAATTAACGTTTAGTAAAAACGTATATAATTTTTTAGCTCCTGACAATACTTCGTTGTAGTTTTCTTCAGTTACTTCAGTGTCTAAAACTTCTTTGAAATTCTTCCACATCGGTCCTGTATTTTCCTGATAGCATCCAAAAAATTGAATGTAACATCATCAAAACCTTCAGTTTTTGAAAGCTGCTTTGCGATTACATTTCCACCCAAAGTAGAACCTTCAATCACGTACATTGCTCCCAAAGCTTCGTGCACATTTGCCAATTCAAAATCGTGAGAAGCAGTTTGATTTTTTAAATCTAAACTCGCCAGATCTTTTTCAATCAAAGGAAGTTTTACTCTTTTATCTAAATGAAGTTTTTCAGAGAATTTGTCAGAAAGACTGCTGAATATTTTGTTTTCACTGTGAAGAAGCATCAGATAATTGGTATTGATGATTTTCTTGTAATCTTCTAAAGTGAATGTTTTGCTGAAAATTTTATCAGAACTAAATAGTTTTTCAGCTGCATCATGAAATTCAGCCGTGTTTTGTTTTAAATATTCAGATACCATTTTTTGCTTTAAATTTAAAGTTGTTTCACAAATTTAGGGTTTTGAAACGTTAAAATAAAACAAGTTCCGTTAATACTACTTTCGTAATCGACATTTCCGCCAATCCTATTCATGATTCGGTGAACAATTGAAAGTCCGATTCCGTTTCCTTTGAACTTTCTGGCGTTATCCATCCTGTTGAAAATCTTAAACATTCTGTGTTTTTCAGATTCAGGAATTCCGATACCGTTGTCGGTGATTTTGTAAATAACCAGCTCTCCGTCTTCCATTCCTTCTATCAGAATTTCAGGCTGATCCTGTTTGGATGAATACTTGATTGCATTATTGATTATATTTAAAAACACCTGATGCAATAAAGTTTTGTCTGCCATAACGTTTGGACAATCTTTGACTACTACTACGCTTTTCGGAGTGTCAAAGGTCAGTTTTGCATTTTCTGTAATTTTGTCTATGGTATGCCGCGTTTCTAAATCTTCCAGCTCAATTTCGCTGTGTTTGGCTCTGCTTAATTGCAAAACGTCATGCATCATTTCAGCCATATTGTCGATCTCGTCAATAATAGAACTGATTTTATGTTTGTTTTTATCAGAAATATCAGAAAGACTTTTCAGCAACATCTGCGCATTCAGTTTCATTACTGTCAACGGAGTTCCCAAATCATGCGAAATCGTATATGAAAAACTGTCTAATTCTTCATTTACTTTTTTCAGCTGCTCGTTCAGTCTTTTGATTGTGACATACTGTCTGTGAGACGTTTCTAAAATCACATCACGGATTGACTGTATCGCAATTTCGTTTCTGCTGCTCCATCTTCTGGAATTCCCCTTTATTTCTTCTTTAAAAGCTTCAAAAGACGTTCTCGGTGAAATGATATTTCTTTCTTCTCCGTTTTGAGAAAATACTTCTATTTTCTTTTCGGGATTTCCTGCCCAGTTGATATGATCGTCAAATTCTTTTCTGAACCAGATCAGTAATTCGTTTTTACTTTTTTCAACAAAATAAATAACGATTCCACCTGCTGTTTCATCAAGACCCAATTCATTACCGAAATCTTTAAGAAAACTACGGCTCATGAATATGGTTTCTTCAGTATTTCGATATGCCCAATCGACGATTTCGTGAATAACATCACGCTGGGGAGTAACACCGTCGGTCACGACATAATTTTCTGAAACTACTGCCAAACCGTCTGCTTCAGGAAGATTTCTGATTTCAGATTTGTTTTCTACAAGCGATTCGAATAAGGTATTATGCTTTAAAAATTCAGATTTAAGCTGTGATGCTTTTAAATTTAAATCTAAACGATATTCTAATTCTTTTTTGATTTAAATGAGGAATAGGCATTGGATGCCAAAACTGTAAAAATGCCGGCCTGCACACGATCTTCGAGGTCAATATGTTTGGGCTCAGAATTTTGACAAGTTACCAACCCCCAAAGTTTGTCATCAATAATAATTGACACACTGAAACTTGAAGAAGCACCAGAATTTTTGATGTACTGCCCATGAATAGGCGACATTGCACGTGATGCAACAAAAGTGAGATCAATGGTATCAATCGTTTTGCTGACCAACTTCACCGGCTCTGCATACACATTACTGAAAATTCTTTTTCTTTTCTTTTTATAAAGGTCACGAGCCTGTCTCGGGATATCAGATTCGGGATAATGTAAGCCTAAATAACTTTCAAGACTATCATTGGCTTTTTCGGCAATCACTTTACCGGAACCATCTTCCATGAATTTGTAGACCATGATTCGGTCATAGTTGATGATATTGAAAAGCGTGCTTAAAAGCTGATCCCAAATTTCCTGATCGTTATCAACGATGTAGAAATTATCGTACTTATTGGTGATTCGTTTTTCGGGATTTTTTAAAAGTGCTTCAAACTCCAAAAAAATCTGATTCTGGCTTTTAAAAATCGAGAAGTGATATTCTTGATCTCCGATAAAAATTTTATCGAAGTAGGTTTCGTTGTCTCTGCGGGTAAGATTTTCTAAAGATTCGAAAATATCAGAAGTCATAACTGTCTGAAAAAGCTCCGGAAAGTCTGTCAGTTTCTTTCCGAAAAAGATTTCAGAATTTTCAACATTAAAAACATCTGTAATATTTTCACTGAAAAATGTAATGGTATGAGATACTGCATCGATGCCAATCAGATAACCAAAACTTTGTATGTAACCCGGTATATGGATGGGCTCATCATGACACTCAACAAAATTCATAAATAACACTTAAAGAATCAAAGTTAATCATTTTTACTGCCTGATAAATACTTTGTGGTACTCAAGTTGGAATTTGTACTGATTATTAATAAAAATTATCACTTTTTAATAGTAATTTAACATGAGTATCTGATTATCAAAGCATAACAGTTAATTTTTATTAAAATATTCTGTGATATGCATAATATTCTGTAGCTTACAATATTAAATTACTCATCTTTTTTAAACCTCTTTGTCAAAGTAAAGCATATAATATTTTCCTTTTTCATCCTGACCCTGCTCTAGCATTTTTCGGTCTCCGTGAATGTAAATATGGAAGTTTTTATCCAATTTAATGATACTTTTAAAATGTCTCTGCGTTTTCTTAACTGCCGCTTCACTGATTGGAAATTCTTCTGCAATATTGATCTGCATTTCCTGCTCGTAATCGGTTTTAAAATTATTAAAGCTTTCAATGACATGCTCATCTTTCAAAACCTCAGCCGCAAATTCATCGAGTTTAAATTCTTCTTTTTCTTTGAAAAAATTAATCGACTGATTCAGAAAATCTGCCTGATCAGCCTTTGAAACCTCAAATTCCTGCGGAAGCTGCTTGATGATATAATCTTTATAAACCATCAACGCCTCTTGCGTGTGAAAATATTCATCGTCACGTTGCTTCACTTTCAGGAAATCTTCGAACCAATAATACATGTCGCCATTTTTGTTATTATCAACTACAGAAAGTACGTAACCGCTTTCTTTACTGCTGTTGTAAATCAATGCTGCTTTATCGATTTTTGAAAGGCTTATTCCCTGATCTTTATCTATTTCGAATGATTCATTTTTAGGGAAAATCTTTAGGAAAGATTCTCTTTTTTCGGTTTTAAAAATACCAATTTTGTCCACTTTATCGTCACCTTCTCTATCGTCTTCAAAATAAACAACAAACAATTCGCCACCCTGAACTCGTGGATTTTCGGCTGCTTCAAAGAGATGTTTTGCAAGATTTTCAGATTCCCAAAGGAACTTCGCTTTGTCTTCAAAAATTTCTGACACAGAACTGAATACAGGATTATTGACCAAATAAGTATCACTATAAAATTGGTAAGTTTCTTCAGTTTTGAATGAACCTAAAAAATAATTCTCCAACAATTCTACGGTTCCTTCATCCAGCTGAAGTTCTTCCTGAGAAAGAATAAGTGATTCACCGTTGATTTTATTTCCGACTCTGTGTACTGCAATTTTTGAAAACATCTTTGATTTTTTGTGGACTGCAAAGATATTAATCTCTAACTTAAAAAGGACAAATTATTTTTTTTCACAAAATGGTAGTGAAAATGCACGATTGGTGAACACATAAAAAAATAAACACTTGATTATCAGCATTAAAACAAATAAACATTTTACACCTCAAAGCCACACAAAAGATTAAATAGCTCAAAATCAACATAATACTCTTCAGTTTTTGTTGTCCTTTTTCTACGATGCTTCAGAAATCATATTTGATAAAAATTTTTCTTATGAAATATGAATATCAAAACAATATCAGAAAGCTTTTATTATTTTCAGTTAAACATTTTGTCACTTATCATTTTGATATTGACATAATAATTATAGAAGAGACTTTAATAATTATGGAAATTGTCAGCAAAAATTATTTCTCTGACATTATCATTTCCGTTTCATTACATATTTCAACGGTTTCGTTACATCCTAATCAAAAACCACATTTTAAAATAGATTTAAAAATCAATCAGTTAGCAAAAATTTATTTTTGCCAAACTCTTTAAAACCTTCATAAACAAAGGGTTTATTAATCAAAATCGTTTTAGTTTTAAAATTAAACAACATTATTTTTTTAATTTTTTTCTGATGATTTTGGTACACTTTTAGTAACTATTAGAATGTTTAAAAAAAATTTTAACAATGAAGAATTTTGAAGCGGATACTATTAATGAAACTCAGGCAATCGAGCATTTAAAAATATTTTATCCATCAATTCAGAACGAAATTTCGCAGCTTTCTGCACAAAACAATTTTCCGGGCATTATTCAGTCGACCGTTGATTATCTAAAAGTTCTTTTAAAAGAATCTAAAATCAATATTGTCAACAGAAACATCAAAATGATGGAATGGATTTATAAAAACGGAACTTTCAATGTAAAACACATTATCGAAAATCTGTTTATCAGGTCATTCGGAAGCTTAAAAAACATACTGACAGCCAGCAATGGAACATTCTGTATCAGTATATGCCTGTCGAATTTCAACAGATTTATCTTAACCAGACGAGACTGGATGAGATTATGTTTAAGAAGAATTAAATTTTGCAATAGACTGCGCCCAAGCTTTTAGCTTGGGCGCA comes from Chryseobacterium sp. 3008163 and encodes:
- a CDS encoding biliverdin-producing heme oxygenase, with amino-acid sequence MVSEYLKQNTAEFHDAAEKLFSSDKIFSKTFTLEDYKKIINTNYLMLLHSENKIFSSLSDKFSEKLHLDKRVKLPLIEKDLASLDLKNQTASHDFELANVHEALGAMYVIEGSTLGGNVIAKQLSKTEGFDDVTFNFLDAIRKIQDRCGRISKKF
- a CDS encoding GAF domain-containing protein codes for the protein MNFVECHDEPIHIPGYIQSFGYLIGIDAVSHTITFFSENITDVFNVENSEIFFGKKLTDFPELFQTVMTSDIFESLENLTRRDNETYFDKIFIGDQEYHFSIFKSQNQIFLEFEALLKNPEKRITNKYDNFYIVDNDQEIWDQLLSTLFNIINYDRIMVYKFMEDGSGKVIAEKANDSLESYLGLHYPESDIPRQARDLYKKKRKRIFSNVYAEPVKLVSKTIDTIDLTFVASRAMSPIHGQYIKNSGASSSFSVSIIIDDKLWGLVTCQNSEPKHIDLEDRVQAGIFTVLASNAYSSFKSKKN
- a CDS encoding GIY-YIG nuclease family protein; this translates as MNKSQVEEYLLKLENLLLFEAEKYNVELNRNWSKSFPNESAVYIFREDDEICYIGETGSLRGRMTDILNTKNHTLRRNLGNFYFSSHSEYEKPSSRKSFSESIEKLLNEKLINNLTISYILVNLGRKELEERLFYKIDPKYSLKGKRGQKVKLIIN
- a CDS encoding malate dehydrogenase is translated as MKVTVVGAGAVGASCAEYIAMKDFCSEVVLVDIKEGFAEGKAMDLMQTASLNGFDTKITGTTGDYSKTAGSHVAVITSGIPRKPGMTREELIGINAGIVKEVTENLVKNSPEVIIIVVSNPMDTMAYLVHKTSGLPKHKIIGMGGALDSARFKYRLAEALEAPISDVDGMVIAAHSDTGMLPLLSKATRNGVPVTEFLDDAKQKYVIEETKVGGATLTKLLGTSAWYAPGAAVSVMVQAIACDQKKMIPCSLMLDGEYGESDICLGVPAIIGKNGVESIVNITLTADEQLKFAEAAQAVREVNGDLKF
- a CDS encoding sensor histidine kinase, producing the protein MKKELEYRLDLNLKASQLKSEFLKHNTLFESLVENKSEIRNLPEADGLAVVSENYVVTDGVTPQRDVIHEIVDWAYRNTEETIFMSRSFLKDFGNELGLDETAGGIVIYFVEKSKNELLIWFRKEFDDHINWAGNPEKKIEVFSQNGEERNIISPRTSFEAFKEEIKGNSRRWSSRNEIAIQSIRDVILETSHRQYVTIKRLNEQLKKVNEELDSFSYTISHDLGTPLTVMKLNAQMLLKSLSDISDKNKHKISSIIDEIDNMAEMMHDVLQLSRAKHSEIELEDLETRHTIDKITENAKLTFDTPKSVVVVKDCPNVMADKTLLHQVFLNIINNAIKYSSKQDQPEILIEGMEDGELVIYKITDNGIGIPESEKHRMFKIFNRMDNARKFKGNGIGLSIVHRIMNRIGGNVDYESSINGTCFILTFQNPKFVKQL
- a CDS encoding nucleoid-associated protein; translation: MFSKIAVHRVGNKINGESLILSQEELQLDEGTVELLENYFLGSFKTEETYQFYSDTYLVNNPVFSSVSEIFEDKAKFLWESENLAKHLFEAAENPRVQGGELFVVYFEDDREGDDKVDKIGIFKTEKRESFLKIFPKNESFEIDKDQGISLSKIDKAALIYNSSKESGYVLSVVDNNKNGDMYYWFEDFLKVKQRDDEYFHTQEALMVYKDYIIKQLPQEFEVSKADQADFLNQSINFFKEKEEFKLDEFAAEVLKDEHVIESFNNFKTDYEQEMQINIAEEFPISEAAVKKTQRHFKSIIKLDKNFHIYIHGDRKMLEQGQDEKGKYYMLYFDKEV